The sequence below is a genomic window from Anaerocolumna chitinilytica.
CCATCCACCGGAATACTCTGTCCGGGACGAACTGCCAGAATATCACCGATTGCAACTTGCTCGATGGGTATTTCTTCTTCTTTTCCGTCTCTTACCACTGTGGCCGTCTTAGGGGATAAGTCCATAAGTTTACTGATTGCTTCAGAGGTCTTTCCCTTTGATCTGGCTTCTAAAAATTTACCCAGTGTAATAAGGGTTAATATCGTTGCTGCCGATTCAAAATATAAATCCATGGAATATTTCATTACTACATCCATATCCATATGTCCAAGGCCGTACCCAATTCGAAAAATTGCAAATACCCCGTAGCCTATCGCTGCACTGGAGCCTATGGCAATAAGAGAGTCCATATTTGGGTGCCCCTTAAAAAGGGTCTTAAAACCTATCTGAAAGTATTTACGGTTTATATATACAATAGGCAGTGTCAGTAAAAACTGCAGAAATGCAAAAGAAATAGCATTCTTTTCACCGTGCAGGAACATCGGTAAAGGAAAATTTAACATATGGCCCATGGCAATGTAAAATACAGGAATTAAAAACACGAAAGAAATTATAATTCTTTGTTTCATCTCCATTAATTCTGCCTGTACTTTATTTTCAGCCGGTTCACTGCTGCTTTTAGCCTCGTTTCCTTTTACAAAGACGGAAGCATGATAACCTGCATTATCTACAGCTTTCATTATGGTATTCTGGTCGGTAATCTCTCCGTTATAATCCACCAGCATGCTGTTGCCAAGCAGATTCACTACGACGGAGCTAACGCCTTCGACATTCTTAACACTTTTCTCGACAGCTGCCGAGCAAGCGGAACAAGTCATCCCGGTAACAGAAAATTTCTGATTCATATTGTCCCCTTTCATAAGTACTGCAAATACTTACAGTAATCTTTATATTAATATACCCCATTTCGTATAAGAGCATAAACATGCGTTACATTCCTATACGAATTTGGAAAGTTTATATTACTATACCCCCGTGGGGTGTCTACAGTATTAAAATACATCATCCTCAATATACTGTCAAGAAGTTTTTCAAAGAACTATAAATATTTAGTGTATTAAAGATGAGTTCTTTATGAAAGTTATATTTTCTTATCAAAACACCAATTATTTTCTTGTAAATTTAAGTTTGATAATCTTAATTATTAATCCAATAATAATTCCCAATATGGCTGCAGCAACTATAAACCGAATATCCATTTCAAATCATTCCCTTCTTATTCAGTAAAGTATGTAAACTGTTCTCTATCAAATAACTTAATTAGGTAATATATAAAAAATATAGCTACGAGATAATTAGTAGAAAGTATAATTAGAATACTGATAATATTGTAATCAGCTAAAAATATCATCTGAATTAAATTATATATATTTATTACTGGTATAAAAGTAATCCAGTTCATTTTGGATATCATATTACTGACATGGCTTAAATCCATACCAAATTTTATTGTTAGGGGAAGCAATAATATCCATGGAAAGTAAATTAAATACAATTGAGCCTGCTTTGTGGTTTTTGCAGTAAATCCAAAGACAAGCTGTAAGAGAGAATAAATTGCTGCAAATAAAGCATAACCTAATATTAATGCAGGTAATTTAGGTAGTAAAGCAATATCTATCTTCATTGCTAATGAAAAGATTAAGTATACACCAAAAAAGATCATTAAAAAAAATACTAATGTAATGAACAAACATGATATAAAATTAGTTAACCATTTTCCAAGAACTAATTGTACTGTTTTAACAGGAGAAATTCTTAATACTTCGATAGTGTGAGATTGCTTTTCTTTTGTACTTAAGTAAAATGCATTTGCATTATTTAGTCTCATCACGAGAAGTAATACAATATACCCGCATATAATTGCAATATAATTTATATATGTATAAGTGTTGTCTTTTGTTATTTCAGTTGTTTCAACAACAATAGGTGTTACTTCATTTTTATTTGCCTTTAAGAGCATAATAATTTGAGCAATACTGTCTTTTGCAAGTGTAATTGCTTTATTTCTTTGGTTCTGATCTTCAAAAAAGTAAACTTTTTTATATGAATCATCCCAGTATACTCCCAATTCGGACTTTCCATCCAATATATTCCTCTTAATAGCTTCCACCGAATCGGCTTCTATTATAGTCAAACTATTTTTTAATTTGTATAACATAGGCTTTGCATCAAGATTTGCACTGACTATGATATGATAATCCGTTTTTGAGGATGCAGACATGTTTATAAACCCATACATACCTGCCATTAATATAATCACCAGAAATGGGAGGATAATATTTAAAGCGATATTCCGTTTATCCCTGAGAAGCTCTTTCAATTCTTTAATTGATATCATTAAGCTAATCATTCTGTAATACCCCCATAGTCACCGATTTTCTTTTGAACCTTTACGTAAGCTTCTTCGAAGCTTTCTGAAGAATATTTGCTTTTTAGATTATTCACTGTACTATTCTCTATAATAGTTCCCTTTGATAAAATAACAATTCGATCACATAATGCTTCTATATCCTCTGCAATATGGGATGTCATAATGATTGTTATTCCACTGGCTTTTAATCTCTTAATATAATTTCTTATCTGGTTTCTGCTAACGATATCCAACCCTGTTGTCGGTTCATCGAGCAATAAAAGCTGTGGGTCGGTAATTAGTGCCCTAATCAATGAAAACTTCTGCTTCATTCCCTTTGAATAGTTTTTTACATATTGCTTTTCAAAATCAACTTCAAGCTCTTTATACAAATCCTTAAGTCTAGATAAAACGTTTTTCTTATTTAATCCCCAAAGTGAAGTATGAAATAAGATGTTCTCTTCTCCGGTCAACTGATCATACAACCTAGGTTCTTCATAAACAACGCCTAATATTTTCCTGATTTTATACTTAGAAGCTCCGGTAGACATACCATTTATAAGAATAGATCCTTTATCAGGAAAGTAAAGTGTTGCAAGCATCTTCATTGTTGTTGATTTACCGGCACCATTATGTCCAAGTAACCCCAAAATCGAACCAGATTCAGCCTGGAATTCTATTCCATTTACGCTATAAAAATTATTCCCAACATATTTTTTATACACTTCATTCACTTCTATCATGATAACTCCTTCATAATTAGACTGTCTTGCCTAAAAGTAATGGAATCTAGTTTTACTGCATTCTGAATCTGCTCAGTGGTAACATTATATCATCATTTCCACTCTCCATTCCAAACTGAATCTTTCTGCATCCAGCCTCATAAATGGCCGAAGAAGCTTCTATTCTTTGTTAGTGGTATAAAAATATACTCATAAAAGCTCTTTAAATTTATCATTATCATATCACATAAAAGTCTTTGCTCTATATCCCCCAGACAAAATATATTTGAAAGGATTATATTCCCAATTACAAATAAAGTCAACTATTAAAGTAGTCTAATTTTTTAGTATATACTATTGATAGATCATTAAGAGGTAATTTCCAATTGTGATGTATGGAATGTATATTAATACGGGATAAAGTTATAGCCATGTATAGGTATTTACTACCTATACATGGCTGCAAATAAAGCGGTATTAGATGTCAAGACATTTTAATATCATTTAGTTAGCACAATAAACTTAAGGTTGACAATCTACAAAGTTTATTCGTCTCCTTTCCTTAACTGGCCATAACTTATCAAGGTAAGTTAACTCATTCTTAACTAAATGTGGATCTTAAACATCCTCACAGAATTTTCCATGTTTTCTGTTTCCTGATTCAGTTCCTCCACTGACTTATTTAATTCTTCCACTGCTAAGAGCTGGGTATCAGCTGTCGAACCTAATTGTGCCGAGGCTGCAGAAGTTTCCTCCAGGGTTGCTGATATGCTTTCAATTGCTGTAAGTGTCTCGCTTTTTAATTCACCGATGCGGCCAAGCCCGTTAATTATTTCATTTAAGCTTTCTGTAAGCTGGGATACATGTGTATTAATACCATGAAAAGCGGACAGGGTTTCTTTAAGGGTATCTTCCTGCCTTGTAACAATATCATTGGCTTTTGTGGCTACATTAGCTGTTTCCTGGGTACTCTGTCTGATTCGGGTAACAATGTCACCTATTCGGCCGGCTTCCCCTAAAGATTGTTCCGACAACTTTCTGATTTCATCCGCCACGACTGAAAATCCCCTGCCATATGTGCCGGCTCTTGCGGCTTCTATTGAAGCATTCAAGGATAGCAATCTTGTCTGGTCTGCGATTTCATTAATTGCCTCTACTATTTCAATAATAGCATCGGACTGCTTTTCAAGATTTAGGATATTTC
It includes:
- a CDS encoding ABC transporter permease; protein product: MISLMISIKELKELLRDKRNIALNIILPFLVIILMAGMYGFINMSASSKTDYHIIVSANLDAKPMLYKLKNSLTIIEADSVEAIKRNILDGKSELGVYWDDSYKKVYFFEDQNQRNKAITLAKDSIAQIIMLLKANKNEVTPIVVETTEITKDNTYTYINYIAIICGYIVLLLVMRLNNANAFYLSTKEKQSHTIEVLRISPVKTVQLVLGKWLTNFISCLFITLVFFLMIFFGVYLIFSLAMKIDIALLPKLPALILGYALFAAIYSLLQLVFGFTAKTTKQAQLYLIYFPWILLLPLTIKFGMDLSHVSNMISKMNWITFIPVINIYNLIQMIFLADYNIISILIILSTNYLVAIFFIYYLIKLFDREQFTYFTE
- a CDS encoding ABC transporter ATP-binding protein; translation: MIEVNEVYKKYVGNNFYSVNGIEFQAESGSILGLLGHNGAGKSTTMKMLATLYFPDKGSILINGMSTGASKYKIRKILGVVYEEPRLYDQLTGEENILFHTSLWGLNKKNVLSRLKDLYKELEVDFEKQYVKNYSKGMKQKFSLIRALITDPQLLLLDEPTTGLDIVSRNQIRNYIKRLKASGITIIMTSHIAEDIEALCDRIVILSKGTIIENSTVNNLKSKYSSESFEEAYVKVQKKIGDYGGITE